Proteins encoded in a region of the Ptychodera flava strain L36383 chromosome 4, AS_Pfla_20210202, whole genome shotgun sequence genome:
- the LOC139130696 gene encoding uncharacterized protein has translation MCAIGYLSILGCFIEHWKEKSKTRQHDEDRPASYLLLCQLFLFLCQGFGIKGDCNFDGSLTGQWMLFDSKSQIGGEYQITNKTIHPPKHLLAKQIVGNIRCVARVDNIYLLANATVNSFSPFSETINNYFCGVFNVRSRNYIEWMQFYATATRQGDYDVISSCQVDAIIEGNLPDMSKYGRWTPLYAKTPQPVLCPLNSLYHYAYTHTHINGVDVGPRPRLQACAELISQLDAGCSRADTFFFDYSKCRRRQGNSDEGRFSCLASWNASYTYRFKFSDQEYHTEEKGSQYLILRNEDQHIPDNSTRKYFCFVLEHRWKTYGNESDPDSKKERYTYLSGVPVMCPPDIRPKAIFPNYFSDENIGEALLLREVTDRDYKCQTPSALSHASRVTIAMTIIVLSSFINSVVSF, from the exons ATGTGTGCAATCGGATATCTTTCTATTCTCGGTTGCTTCATTGAACACTGGAAGGAAAAATCGAAGACGCGGCAACATGATGAGGATAGGCCAGCCTCTTATCTGTTACTATGCCAACTATTTCTGTTTCTTTGTCAAG gttTTGGAATCAAAGGTGATTGCAACTTTGATGGATCTCTTACCGGTCAGTGGATGCTATTTGATAGTAAAAGTCAAATCGGAGGCGAGTATCAAATAACCAACAAAACTATTCATCCACCAAAGCATCTGTTGGCCAAACAAATTGTCGGCAATATTAGATGTGTCGCACGAGTTGACAACATCTATCTGTTAGCAAATGCAACTGTTAATTCATTTTCTCCATTCAG TGAAACCATAAACAACTACTTCTGTGGTGTATTCAATGTCCGAAGTAGAAACTACATCGAATGGATGCAAT TTTATGCTACTGCTACACGACAAGGTGATTATGACGTCATCTCTTCTTGTCAAGTCGATGCGATTATCGAAGGTAACCTGCCAGACATGTCCAAATATGGCAGATGGACACCTTTGTATG CGAAGACACCTCAGCCTGTATTGTGTCCATTGAACAGTCTGTACCACTATGCTTACACACATACCCATATCAATGGTGTAGACGTTGGTCCTAGGCCACGACTTCAAGCATGTGCAGAACTGATCTCACAGCTGGATGCTGGCTGTAGTCGTGCTGATACATTCTTCTTTGATTACAGTAAATGTAGAAGACGACAGGGAAATTCGG ATGAAGGAAGATTTTCGTGTCTTGCCAGTTGGAATGCAAGCTACACTTATCGCTTCAAGTTTTCGGACCAGGAATACCACACTGAAGAAAAAGGAAGCCAGTATTTGATACTGAGGAATGAAGACCAACATATACCTGACAACAGTACAAGgaaatatttctgtttt GTTTTGGAACATCGGTGGAAAACCTACGGTAACGAAAGTGACCCGGATTCGAAAAAAGAACGTTACACATATTTGTCCGGAGTACCAGTCATGTGTCCACCAGATATCAGACCAAAAGCCATATTTCCCAATTATTTCTCCGATGAAAACATAGGAGAGGCGTTACTGCTTCGAGAAG TCACTGACAGAGATTACAAATGCCAGACACCATCTGCGCTCTCCCATGCTTCCAGGGTTACCATCGCCATGACGATAATTGTACTTTCATCATTCATCAATTCTGTTGTTTCTTTCTGA